The following coding sequences are from one Paenibacillus sp. JDR-2 window:
- a CDS encoding S-layer homology domain-containing protein, producing MKKMKKVTAAVSAVALAISLNTVYPTVTHAAIPSSPANTTIFGPNVYVFDPAMSKADIESVTSSVYGEQEQNEFGDERYALLFKPGTYNVNMNVGFNTSVAGLGQNPDDVTITGALNVDAKWDNGNATRNFWRSIENVKIAPSDQNATVRYAVSQAAPMRRVHVVSKDMHLFDFTSSWDAGWASGGYLADSKIDANIIPASQQQWFSRNSEWNSWSNGVWNMVFVGDKNAPSGEFPDPPYTVIDKTPVVKEKPYVYIDNQGQYRVFVPSLETNTQGVSWANGQTPGQSISIDDFYIARPDTATSAAINAALEDGKNLFFTPGIYHLSDTIHVTNPDTVVYGIGLPTLIPDNGQDVIVVDDVDGVNVSGLVIEAGEKTSSTLLKVGEPGSTADHSANPISLSDVFFRTGGHVNGSNDTALEINSNDVIGDHFWIWRADHGAGAAWTSNVSKNGLVVNGDDVTIYGLFNEHHNEYQTVWNGNGGRLYFYQSEIPYDVPDQQSWMSNNGTVNGYASYKIGDQVTSHEAWGLGIYSYFRDAAVKLENAIEAPANPGIKLHNLTTIWLNGTAGSEITHIVNGNGGSVTSSSNMRQTMKLFVGGDAEAPTAPTGLTATPVSSSQINLSWTASTDNVGVEGYDIYRNNTLIGSTIAAAYNSTGLKASTSYTFKIVAKDGSGNRSAASSPATAVTPEISGGALDRTGWTAESSPSGGDAPANMFDGAGTRWSAGVPMANGQYIIVDMKTAADITKIVSESSGSDYAKSYEVYVSADGTNWGSSVASGNGTSGATTINVTAAGVRYIKMVQTGTSSSWWSINEFNVYGVYQNTQVDTTAPDTTLASSPAAVSGDSTPSFTFGSNEDGSTFECSLDNNGEYYTACSSPVTFTKLADGSHTLYVRAVDIFGNTDETPAQYTWVIDTVKPVITLNGDPVVQLEKGAAYTDPGAAATDNHDGDLTGQITVTGTVDTTTAGDYTVQYTVSDAAGNAAVTVTRTVRVLEPVVSEGPSATITGAPNALTNNSSASFSFISNQENATFEYSLDNSEWAATASPLLLSQLADGPHALQAHAVNGQVTGEAASYTWTIDTVKPVITLNGDAEIQITRGTVYQDQGATATDSRQGNLNAVVTTGDVVDVNTVGVYTILYNATDDAGNGADEVSRTVRVVAPPPVTSGPSLSSDANLKAISLSAMGQVLRLSPAFSPAATEYTAETEADQLDVSAAVSDSKARIGLKVNGQVPASQSSVNLSLGVNVLEWTVAAENGNTKTYKVTVTRVAVPAPVFTDLQGHWAEELIKQAAEKKIVNGYTDGTFRPDNTVTRAEFIVMLVKALQLPSLSKEVAFTDEASIQDWAAEAIAIAVNAGIINGYADGTFRPDVAITRAEMAVIIARILALPTASVANTGFSDDAAIPAWSKEAVEALKQAGILNGRGGNLFVPNGTATRAEAVVLLLRLLEK from the coding sequence ATGAAGAAGATGAAGAAGGTGACAGCCGCCGTTTCCGCAGTGGCGCTTGCCATCAGTCTTAACACCGTCTACCCCACAGTCACGCATGCTGCCATTCCAAGTTCCCCCGCTAACACCACGATTTTTGGTCCTAATGTGTATGTCTTTGATCCAGCCATGTCTAAAGCCGATATTGAAAGCGTTACCAGTTCCGTGTACGGCGAACAGGAACAAAATGAATTTGGCGATGAACGGTATGCGCTGCTCTTCAAGCCGGGCACCTACAACGTCAATATGAATGTCGGCTTCAACACATCCGTAGCGGGTCTTGGACAGAACCCGGATGATGTTACGATAACGGGCGCTTTAAATGTCGATGCCAAATGGGATAACGGAAATGCGACCCGGAATTTTTGGCGATCGATCGAGAACGTGAAGATCGCGCCAAGCGATCAGAACGCGACCGTCAGATATGCCGTTTCCCAGGCGGCTCCGATGCGCCGCGTGCATGTCGTCAGCAAAGACATGCATCTGTTTGATTTTACGTCCTCTTGGGATGCCGGCTGGGCGAGCGGCGGATATTTGGCGGATTCCAAGATTGACGCCAATATTATTCCCGCATCGCAGCAGCAATGGTTCTCCCGCAACAGCGAATGGAACAGCTGGTCGAACGGCGTATGGAACATGGTGTTTGTCGGCGATAAAAACGCGCCTTCCGGCGAGTTCCCGGATCCGCCGTATACGGTCATCGATAAGACGCCTGTTGTCAAAGAAAAGCCGTATGTGTATATCGATAATCAAGGTCAATACCGGGTGTTTGTTCCTTCGCTTGAGACCAATACGCAAGGCGTCAGCTGGGCGAACGGCCAGACGCCGGGACAGTCGATCTCCATCGATGATTTCTATATCGCTAGGCCCGACACGGCAACTTCGGCCGCTATCAACGCCGCTTTGGAAGATGGGAAAAACTTATTTTTCACCCCTGGGATCTATCATCTAAGCGACACGATTCACGTAACCAACCCGGATACCGTTGTTTACGGCATCGGACTGCCGACATTGATCCCGGATAACGGGCAGGACGTTATTGTTGTTGACGATGTAGACGGGGTTAACGTATCCGGACTTGTCATTGAGGCAGGCGAAAAAACCTCGTCGACCCTGTTGAAGGTGGGTGAGCCGGGCAGCACAGCCGATCATTCGGCCAATCCGATCTCGCTCTCCGATGTGTTCTTCCGCACCGGCGGCCATGTGAACGGCAGCAATGATACGGCCCTCGAGATTAACAGCAACGACGTTATCGGCGATCACTTCTGGATCTGGCGCGCCGACCACGGAGCCGGAGCAGCGTGGACATCGAATGTCTCGAAGAACGGTCTTGTCGTTAATGGGGACGACGTTACGATCTACGGTCTATTTAACGAGCATCATAATGAATATCAGACGGTCTGGAACGGCAACGGCGGACGGTTATATTTCTATCAATCGGAAATCCCCTATGATGTTCCGGACCAGCAATCCTGGATGAGCAATAACGGAACGGTTAACGGTTACGCTTCCTACAAAATCGGCGATCAAGTAACAAGCCATGAAGCTTGGGGACTTGGCATTTATTCGTACTTCCGGGATGCGGCGGTTAAGCTGGAGAACGCGATTGAAGCGCCGGCTAATCCGGGCATTAAATTGCATAATCTGACGACGATTTGGCTCAACGGAACCGCAGGCAGCGAGATTACGCATATTGTCAACGGAAACGGCGGCAGCGTAACCTCCAGCAGCAACATGAGACAAACGATGAAATTGTTCGTGGGGGGCGACGCGGAAGCGCCAACCGCTCCAACAGGATTGACCGCAACGCCGGTATCCAGCAGTCAGATTAACCTCAGCTGGACGGCTTCGACAGATAACGTTGGCGTTGAGGGCTATGATATATACCGGAACAACACGCTGATCGGATCTACGATCGCTGCCGCATACAACAGTACGGGATTAAAGGCATCTACCAGCTATACGTTTAAAATCGTAGCAAAGGACGGCAGCGGCAACCGTTCGGCAGCCAGCAGCCCGGCAACAGCCGTAACGCCGGAAATATCCGGCGGCGCGCTTGACCGCACAGGCTGGACGGCGGAATCGTCGCCATCCGGAGGAGATGCGCCTGCCAACATGTTTGATGGAGCAGGCACGCGCTGGAGCGCGGGAGTTCCGATGGCAAACGGCCAGTACATTATTGTGGATATGAAAACGGCAGCCGATATTACGAAGATCGTATCGGAATCGAGCGGGTCCGATTATGCCAAGAGCTATGAGGTTTACGTATCGGCGGACGGCACGAATTGGGGAAGCAGCGTAGCCAGCGGCAATGGAACAAGCGGTGCAACAACGATTAATGTTACGGCCGCGGGCGTCCGCTATATTAAAATGGTTCAGACCGGTACATCCAGCAGTTGGTGGTCCATCAATGAATTTAACGTATATGGCGTGTATCAGAATACGCAGGTGGATACCACCGCGCCGGATACCACCCTTGCGTCTTCACCGGCAGCAGTATCGGGTGACAGTACCCCGTCGTTTACTTTCGGCAGCAATGAAGACGGGTCAACGTTTGAGTGCAGCCTGGATAACAATGGCGAGTATTACACAGCTTGTTCATCGCCGGTTACTTTTACGAAGCTTGCGGACGGCTCTCATACGCTGTATGTACGCGCGGTAGATATTTTTGGCAATACGGACGAAACGCCTGCCCAATATACTTGGGTGATCGATACGGTCAAGCCGGTTATTACGCTTAACGGCGATCCGGTTGTTCAATTGGAGAAAGGAGCGGCTTACACGGATCCAGGAGCAGCTGCAACGGATAACCATGACGGGGATTTGACCGGGCAGATTACGGTTACGGGAACGGTTGATACAACGACGGCAGGAGACTATACGGTTCAATACACCGTATCCGATGCCGCCGGTAATGCCGCAGTTACCGTAACCCGTACGGTCCGCGTGCTGGAGCCGGTTGTGTCGGAGGGACCTTCCGCTACGATTACCGGTGCGCCCAATGCCCTTACCAACAACAGCTCGGCTTCTTTCAGCTTTATAAGCAACCAGGAAAATGCGACCTTCGAATATAGCTTGGATAATTCGGAATGGGCAGCGACAGCTTCGCCTCTCTTATTATCGCAGCTTGCCGACGGGCCTCATGCCTTGCAAGCTCATGCCGTGAATGGCCAAGTAACAGGAGAAGCCGCATCCTATACTTGGACGATAGATACGGTGAAGCCGGTTATTACGCTTAACGGCGATGCGGAAATTCAGATCACGAGAGGTACCGTCTATCAAGATCAAGGAGCGACGGCAACGGACAGCAGACAAGGAAACTTAAATGCCGTCGTTACAACAGGCGATGTTGTAGACGTAAATACCGTTGGCGTCTATACGATTCTTTATAATGCAACCGACGATGCCGGCAATGGCGCCGACGAAGTCAGCCGCACGGTACGGGTAGTAGCTCCGCCTCCGGTGACCAGCGGACCTTCGTTATCCAGCGATGCCAATTTGAAAGCGATCAGCCTATCGGCAATGGGGCAAGTTCTCCGTTTGTCTCCTGCTTTCAGCCCGGCTGCAACCGAATATACGGCTGAGACGGAAGCTGATCAATTGGATGTAAGCGCGGCTGTATCGGATTCCAAAGCAAGAATAGGGCTCAAAGTAAACGGCCAGGTTCCGGCATCGCAAAGCTCCGTTAATCTGTCGCTTGGAGTTAACGTGCTGGAGTGGACGGTAGCAGCGGAGAACGGCAATACAAAAACGTATAAAGTGACCGTTACCCGCGTAGCAGTTCCAGCTCCGGTCTTTACGGATCTTCAGGGACATTGGGCGGAGGAACTGATCAAGCAGGCTGCGGAGAAAAAGATAGTGAACGGATATACGGACGGTACGTTCCGTCCGGACAATACCGTAACGCGTGCCGAATTTATCGTTATGCTCGTGAAGGCTCTGCAGCTGCCGAGCTTAAGCAAGGAAGTGGCGTTCACTGACGAAGCAAGTATTCAGGACTGGGCGGCAGAGGCTATTGCAATCGCTGTAAATGCCGGTATTATTAACGGCTATGCCGACGGAACCTTCCGTCCGGACGTTGCCATCACCCGTGCAGAGATGGCGGTGATCATTGCGCGTATCCTTGCATTGCCGACAGCTTCTGTAGCGAATACAGGATTTAGCGATGATGCGGCTATTCCGGCATGGTCGAAAGAGGCGGTCGAAGCGTTAAAGCAAGCAGGAATCCTTAACGGGCGCGGAGGCAATCTGTTTGTGCCAAACGGAACGGCTACGCGTGCGGAAGCTGTTGTGCTGCTGCTCCGGCTTCTGGAGAAATAG
- a CDS encoding SRPBCC domain-containing protein, giving the protein MAEVTAGRNQLTFNIVIQAAPEDVWAAVATSEGTQATLFGCTMQSTFEPGARIEFRGQGADGDNTLHVYGFVRSYEPNHEFAYEQHAAPAYDPQHETNYCDMHFRIFPEGTTRLIFTCDWTAGNAGYEHAKATYPESDYLDGIKKFAESR; this is encoded by the coding sequence ATGGCCGAAGTTACAGCAGGTCGTAATCAGCTTACGTTTAATATTGTCATTCAGGCTGCACCGGAGGATGTATGGGCAGCGGTTGCCACCTCAGAAGGGACTCAAGCAACCTTATTTGGCTGTACGATGCAATCCACCTTTGAACCGGGAGCGCGAATCGAATTCCGCGGGCAAGGGGCGGACGGAGACAACACGCTTCATGTCTACGGTTTTGTCCGCAGTTATGAACCCAACCATGAATTTGCTTATGAACAGCATGCCGCGCCGGCTTACGATCCTCAGCATGAGACAAACTATTGCGATATGCACTTCCGTATTTTTCCTGAAGGAACAACGCGACTGATTTTTACCTGCGACTGGACGGCTGGCAATGCCGGATATGAGCACGCCAAGGCCACTTATCCCGAGTCCGACTATTTGGATGGGATTAAGAAATTTGCGGAATCACGGTAA
- a CDS encoding GIY-YIG nuclease family protein, translated as MEKQRKRELGTAYAQTFRRMGVYQIRNTENDKILVLGSMDLDGAKNRLAFMQQTNMNTVFELQQDWNKYGGSCFAFEELDSIKPREENVTDRSELKKYQAEVDALLELWIEKLQPYEEKGYNRRPRSN; from the coding sequence ATGGAGAAACAGCGCAAACGCGAACTAGGGACGGCTTACGCCCAGACCTTCCGGAGAATGGGTGTTTATCAGATTCGGAATACGGAGAACGACAAAATTCTGGTGTTGGGTTCGATGGACTTGGACGGAGCAAAGAACCGGCTGGCTTTCATGCAGCAGACCAATATGAACACCGTATTTGAATTGCAGCAGGATTGGAACAAGTACGGGGGAAGCTGTTTTGCCTTTGAAGAGCTGGATTCGATCAAGCCGCGCGAGGAGAATGTGACGGACCGTTCCGAGCTGAAAAAATACCAGGCGGAAGTGGACGCTCTGCTCGAGCTTTGGATCGAGAAGCTGCAGCCCTATGAAGAAAAAGGCTATAACCGCCGGCCGCGTTCGAATTAG
- a CDS encoding spore germination protein: MKENAAALNQILGNSVDVQTRDFLLCGKAGSPGLLCFMDGLADTTIVEAILRALVVTGSQLNREPVELATAESIRTSLLFNASVKDCPNVRDGINGILSGDTLVVVEGLDQALLVSTRGWKDRGVEEPSSENNVRGPRDGFMESIRTNTAHVRRRIKDPMLRFESMVIGTRSQTDVNIAYISDLVKEGLVEEVKSRLNRIKIDSVMESGYIEELIEDAPLSMFNTVQSTERPDKVASALLEGRVAIFIDNTPVVLIVPTFFWQYIQAPDDYYNRYWVGSFFRIVRYFAFLISLMLPSVYVMLVSFHHEMIPTSLALTIASGREVVPFPVLLEALIMELAFELMREAGLRMPKPIGQAVSIVGSLIIGQAAVQAGLVSPFMVIIVAITGIASFAIPSYSSSLAIRMFRFPLLIASGFLGLLGFSTMFFALLLHALSIRSFGESYLAPASPYRPADQRDTMLRLPMWMLDERPGFAQDVDRMGDNQKPETP, translated from the coding sequence GTGAAGGAAAATGCGGCTGCTCTTAATCAGATACTGGGTAATAGCGTTGATGTTCAAACGCGTGATTTTCTGCTATGCGGCAAAGCCGGTTCCCCGGGGCTTCTCTGCTTTATGGATGGACTTGCGGATACAACGATTGTGGAGGCCATCTTGCGGGCGCTTGTCGTGACCGGTAGCCAATTAAACCGAGAACCGGTAGAGCTCGCAACGGCGGAGTCTATCCGGACAAGCCTGTTGTTTAATGCGTCCGTTAAGGACTGCCCGAATGTGAGGGATGGCATTAACGGAATCCTCTCGGGCGATACGCTGGTTGTTGTGGAAGGACTTGATCAGGCGCTGCTTGTCAGCACGAGGGGCTGGAAGGACCGCGGAGTAGAAGAGCCTTCCTCTGAAAATAACGTGCGCGGGCCGCGGGATGGTTTCATGGAAAGCATCCGTACGAATACGGCTCATGTGCGGAGGCGGATTAAAGATCCGATGCTGCGCTTCGAATCGATGGTGATTGGCACCAGGTCGCAGACGGATGTGAACATCGCCTACATTTCGGATCTTGTCAAGGAAGGGCTGGTTGAAGAGGTCAAAAGCCGCTTGAATCGGATTAAGATCGATTCCGTTATGGAGAGCGGGTATATCGAAGAACTTATCGAGGATGCGCCGCTTTCCATGTTCAACACGGTACAAAGTACGGAACGGCCTGACAAGGTAGCTTCCGCGCTGCTCGAAGGCAGGGTAGCGATCTTTATCGACAATACGCCGGTTGTCCTGATCGTTCCGACCTTCTTCTGGCAGTACATTCAGGCACCGGATGATTACTATAACCGATACTGGGTAGGAAGCTTTTTCCGCATCGTAAGGTATTTTGCATTCTTGATAAGCCTGATGCTGCCGTCCGTATATGTGATGCTGGTCTCATTCCATCACGAGATGATTCCAACCTCGCTTGCCTTGACGATTGCATCCGGCCGGGAGGTTGTCCCGTTCCCGGTACTGCTAGAAGCGCTTATTATGGAGCTTGCCTTTGAACTGATGCGTGAAGCGGGTTTAAGAATGCCCAAGCCGATTGGTCAAGCGGTCAGCATCGTTGGTTCGCTTATTATCGGGCAAGCTGCCGTGCAGGCGGGTCTTGTCTCGCCGTTTATGGTTATTATCGTCGCCATAACGGGGATTGCCTCCTTTGCCATTCCAAGCTATTCGTCATCGCTTGCGATCCGTATGTTCCGGTTCCCTCTTTTGATCGCATCCGGATTTCTTGGTTTGCTTGGTTTCTCGACGATGTTTTTTGCGTTGCTGCTGCATGCATTATCCATCCGCTCGTTTGGCGAATCGTATTTGGCGCCGGCAAGTCCTTACCGTCCTGCGGATCAGCGGGATACGATGCTGAGACTGCCGATGTGGATGCTGGATGAGCGTCCGGGATTTGCCCAGGATGTTGACCGCATGGGAGACAATCAGAAGCCTGAAACGCCGTAG
- a CDS encoding Ger(x)C family spore germination protein, translating into MRRFLLILLISTLILLESSCVGLRQINELAIVTAVGIDSGNKPGVVKLSAQIIRPADARGQTGAPAGGTGQPIYSITAEGNTIFDAIRNLGRVSSRRVYWAHNFVIVMSETYARQGIGDMVDFFTRNHELRMNTWVAVTSDKPDELISTITGIEVVPGEAVDKLFRNNQIVGLAPGSNMMNLEEALLSTSAQPVVARLQLQPRGISNKKPEEHGSLKQVELAGAAVFREDKMIGWLTPKETRATLFFLEKLESGIEVIGCPNNENRRLTLEFKNAHMTVKPFYENEAPRYRIRLSSNADIVESGCNAPVEQLRDAAAANLEKLMKQRIENVLDKAQKQYHSDFLKLGDIFRNKYPQEWKRIGKDWNQVFAGAKFEIETHVDVKSAVVKAAGDGIK; encoded by the coding sequence ATGAGAAGGTTTCTTCTAATCCTGCTGATCAGTACCTTGATATTGCTTGAAAGCTCTTGCGTGGGATTAAGGCAAATTAACGAGTTGGCTATTGTAACCGCTGTTGGCATTGATTCGGGCAATAAACCGGGAGTTGTGAAGCTTTCCGCACAGATTATCCGTCCTGCTGACGCGCGCGGTCAGACCGGCGCTCCTGCCGGAGGCACCGGACAGCCGATTTATTCCATTACGGCGGAAGGAAATACGATTTTTGATGCGATCCGCAACTTAGGCCGCGTCTCCTCGCGCAGAGTTTATTGGGCCCATAACTTTGTGATTGTGATGAGCGAAACCTATGCCCGGCAGGGAATAGGCGATATGGTTGACTTCTTTACGCGTAATCATGAGCTCCGCATGAATACTTGGGTTGCCGTTACGTCCGACAAGCCGGATGAGTTGATCTCCACAATTACGGGAATCGAGGTTGTTCCCGGAGAAGCGGTAGACAAGCTGTTCCGCAACAACCAAATTGTCGGACTGGCGCCGGGCAGCAATATGATGAACCTGGAGGAGGCTTTGTTGAGTACTTCTGCCCAGCCGGTTGTCGCGAGATTGCAGTTGCAGCCTAGGGGAATCTCGAATAAAAAGCCGGAAGAGCACGGATCGCTCAAACAGGTGGAATTAGCCGGAGCGGCGGTATTCCGCGAGGATAAAATGATCGGATGGCTGACGCCTAAGGAAACGCGCGCTACCTTGTTTTTCCTCGAGAAGCTGGAGAGCGGGATTGAGGTTATAGGCTGTCCGAACAATGAGAACAGGCGGCTGACGCTGGAGTTCAAGAATGCTCACATGACCGTGAAGCCGTTCTATGAGAATGAGGCCCCAAGGTACCGGATCCGGCTGAGTTCGAACGCGGATATCGTGGAGAGCGGATGCAATGCCCCTGTAGAACAATTGCGGGACGCAGCGGCTGCCAATCTGGAGAAATTGATGAAGCAGCGAATCGAGAATGTGCTGGACAAAGCACAGAAGCAGTATCATTCCGACTTTCTGAAGCTTGGCGATATCTTTCGGAATAAATATCCTCAGGAATGGAAGCGTATAGGCAAAGACTGGAATCAAGTATTCGCCGGCGCTAAATTCGAAATTGAAACGCACGTGGATGTCAAATCGGCGGTTGTTAAAGCAGCAGGGGACGGGATTAAATGA
- a CDS encoding GerAB/ArcD/ProY family transporter, whose translation MKTFRISNGMFIAMIVNLIFVKAIGVTQGELARVIGSDMWIATFIGMLQGVVIMYVTYLALRKTPDRDFISLGGAVLGKWFAALVALIIFVFYLAAFGPIMITYVYHLQEYFLPEAPISLFIIASLLVGALGCYYGLEVIARIALVGLLFIFFLNGLIIIGSTHEFDIRNLLPVLESGLPQTAAASLHFDADWAMATMLAALIYPHVKDVKKYGAKLGIIGIVTSGLIIVIWAILEGAVLSGEVTAQYTLSCMKLARNAHIGNFLQRYEMIMIALYSISALFEVMFCVYATSVCASRIFALKSNKPMIIPVCFILGAFGYWVVDDHFWAIKYLEFYWPRVALPIAFGLPMLLFLLRLMFGKKLQKAKPAT comes from the coding sequence ATGAAAACCTTCAGAATATCCAACGGGATGTTTATCGCGATGATCGTCAATCTCATATTCGTAAAAGCGATTGGCGTGACGCAGGGCGAGCTTGCCCGGGTGATCGGCTCGGATATGTGGATCGCTACGTTTATCGGGATGCTGCAAGGGGTGGTCATTATGTATGTCACCTATCTGGCCCTCCGGAAAACGCCCGACCGGGATTTTATCTCTCTTGGCGGAGCCGTGCTGGGAAAATGGTTCGCAGCTCTTGTCGCGTTGATCATTTTCGTCTTTTATCTTGCTGCCTTTGGACCGATTATGATCACTTACGTTTATCATTTGCAGGAATATTTTCTTCCGGAGGCACCGATCTCACTGTTTATTATCGCCTCTTTGCTGGTTGGGGCGCTTGGCTGCTATTACGGGCTTGAAGTCATTGCGAGGATTGCCTTGGTCGGGCTGCTGTTTATTTTTTTCCTGAACGGGCTGATCATCATTGGCTCTACCCATGAATTTGATATCCGCAATCTGCTTCCGGTGCTCGAAAGCGGTCTGCCTCAAACGGCGGCGGCAAGTCTGCACTTTGACGCGGATTGGGCAATGGCAACGATGCTAGCGGCCTTGATCTATCCTCATGTGAAGGATGTGAAGAAATACGGCGCCAAGCTGGGCATTATCGGGATTGTTACGAGCGGTTTGATCATTGTCATTTGGGCGATTCTGGAGGGAGCCGTGTTATCGGGAGAAGTTACCGCCCAATATACGCTTTCCTGCATGAAGCTGGCTCGCAATGCGCATATCGGCAATTTTCTGCAGCGGTACGAGATGATTATGATTGCCCTTTATTCCATCTCCGCCTTGTTCGAAGTGATGTTCTGCGTATACGCGACCTCGGTATGCGCGAGCAGGATATTCGCATTAAAAAGCAATAAGCCTATGATTATACCCGTATGCTTCATCCTTGGCGCCTTTGGATATTGGGTGGTGGACGATCATTTCTGGGCGATCAAATACCTTGAGTTTTATTGGCCAAGAGTGGCGCTTCCGATTGCTTTTGGGCTCCCCATGCTGCTTTTTCTTCTGAGGTTGATGTTCGGCAAAAAGCTTCAAAAGGCGAAGCCCGCAACGTAG
- a CDS encoding pentapeptide repeat-containing protein — translation MQTYADQLFECVDFSGEDFREAELTRCTFIKCKFIGARLEEAVTTGCKFEECDFHGAALNASVHTESAFTNCLFEGANLFVAKFAACKMTGSDFAGAELSGITIVKGDWSYTNLRHVKLDKQNLRDIRFVEADLMGASLEKSDLRKCDLTRANLTQTNLSGADLRGAELEGVPWKTVNLKGARMDTVQAITLLRSLGAKVE, via the coding sequence ATGCAGACTTATGCCGACCAGCTGTTTGAATGCGTTGATTTCAGCGGGGAAGATTTCAGGGAAGCAGAGCTGACGCGTTGCACGTTTATAAAATGCAAGTTTATTGGCGCTCGGTTGGAGGAAGCAGTTACGACGGGCTGCAAGTTCGAGGAATGCGATTTCCATGGCGCCGCGCTTAATGCTTCCGTGCATACCGAGTCGGCGTTTACGAACTGCTTGTTTGAAGGGGCCAATCTGTTTGTCGCAAAATTCGCGGCTTGCAAAATGACCGGCTCCGACTTTGCCGGCGCCGAGCTGAGCGGAATCACGATTGTTAAGGGCGACTGGTCCTATACGAACCTCAGGCATGTAAAGCTGGACAAGCAAAATCTGAGGGATATCCGCTTCGTGGAAGCCGATTTAATGGGAGCATCGCTCGAGAAATCCGATCTTCGCAAATGCGATCTGACAAGGGCAAACCTGACGCAAACGAACTTGAGCGGCGCTGACTTGCGGGGGGCCGAGCTGGAAGGCGTACCTTGGAAGACGGTTAATTTAAAGGGAGCCCGGATGGATACCGTGCAAGCGATTACGCTGCTCCGGTCGCTAGGCGCCAAGGTAGAGTGA
- a CDS encoding TolB family protein — MAESAGITSFLETVDVETGERSVLATFDYLIEAPNWTSDGKTLIYNSKGRIYSFHIEEGSSTEIPSSFAVHCNNDHVLSPDNIRLAVSHHTREDGQSRIYTFPLEGGDPVLVTPMGPSYLHGWSPDGRTLAYCAERKGQYDIYTIPAIGGEETQLTNTPGLDDGPEYSPDGGYIWFNSVRTGLMQVWRMKADGSEQTQMTFDESNSWFPHVSPDGKLVAYITYRKGDVAPGDHPANKHVELRLMDSNGGEYRTLVQLFGGQGTINVNSWSPDSRKLAFVSYRLES; from the coding sequence ATGGCGGAATCTGCGGGCATTACTAGCTTTCTTGAAACAGTGGATGTAGAAACCGGCGAGCGGAGCGTTCTGGCGACATTCGATTATCTAATCGAGGCGCCGAACTGGACAAGCGACGGCAAGACTCTTATTTATAACAGCAAGGGCCGGATTTACAGCTTTCATATCGAAGAGGGATCCAGCACGGAGATCCCGTCCTCGTTCGCCGTGCATTGCAATAACGACCACGTATTGTCTCCGGATAATATCCGTCTTGCTGTCAGCCACCATACGAGGGAAGACGGACAATCCCGTATTTATACCTTCCCGCTGGAGGGAGGGGATCCCGTTCTTGTCACGCCGATGGGACCCAGCTATCTGCACGGCTGGTCGCCGGACGGCCGAACTCTCGCTTATTGCGCGGAGAGAAAAGGACAGTACGATATTTATACGATACCGGCAATCGGCGGCGAAGAGACGCAGCTGACGAATACGCCGGGACTCGACGACGGTCCCGAATACTCGCCGGATGGCGGTTATATCTGGTTCAATTCCGTCAGAACTGGTCTTATGCAGGTATGGCGAATGAAGGCCGACGGCAGCGAGCAGACGCAAATGACGTTTGACGAGAGCAACAGCTGGTTCCCCCATGTGTCGCCGGACGGCAAGCTGGTTGCCTATATTACTTACCGGAAAGGCGATGTGGCACCGGGAGATCATCCGGCTAACAAGCATGTGGAGCTCCGTCTAATGGACAGCAATGGCGGAGAATACCGGACGCTTGTACAGCTGTTTGGCGGACAAGGGACGATTAACGTCAATTCCTGGTCGCCGGACAGCCGGAAGCTTGCCTTTGTCAGCTATCGTTTGGAATCCTAA